A segment of the Sporocytophaga myxococcoides genome:
GAAGAGTTTGGAAGACTTGAAAATTCCCGGAGAACCTGTTAAAAATTTTCAATTTCTGCTGAATGTCCAGATGATTGGGATGCTGATAGGAGGGGTATTCTGGGGAGTCCTTGGAGATAAAAAGGGAAGGCTTTCTGTACTTTTTGGATCTATATTACTTTATTCTCTTGCAAACCTTGCCAATGGATTGGTAGCAGAAATTAGTACTGTCACAGGCTTCTCTCCGATGGATACCTATGCAGTACTACGATTTTTAGCTGGGCTGGGGCTGGCTGGAGAACTTGGTGCAGGAATCACACTTGTTTCGGAAACGATGCCAAAAGAAACCAGAGGTTATGGTACAATGATTATAGCTTCTGTTGGTGTTACTGGTGCAGTAGTGGCAGCCCTCATTGGAAAAATAGGATGGGAGTTATCCTATTTCATTGGCGGAGGATTAGGTATCTCTCTTCTCCTGCTCCGCATTGGGGTTTTTGAGTCAGGCATGTTTCAAGGCCTAATGGAAAAGAAAGTGAAACAAGGTGAGTTTATGATGCTTTTTCAAAATAAAGAAAGAGCAATTAAATATTTGAACTGCATTTTAATCGGATTGCCCGTATGGTTTATCATAGGTATTCTAATAGGGCGTGCGGGGCTAATTGCAAAAACACTGAATGTACAAGGTACGATAGAGCAGGGATATGCAGTTATGCTTTGCTATGGAGGCTTGGTCTTCGGTGACCTGTGCAGCGGTTTAATGAGTCAGGCTTTAAAAAGCAGGAAAAAAGTATTTTACTTTTTTTACTTGCTGTCTACACTGATCATTGTCTTTTATTTAAGGCAATATAATGTTCCAGTAGCAACATTTTATATATTTATCTTCAGTTTAGGGTTTTCAGTAGGTTTCTGGGCAATCTTCGTTACTGTGGCTTCAGAGCAGTTTGGTACAAATATTCGTGCTACAGTTACTACAACAGTTCCCAATTTTGTCAGAGGTTCATTGGTTCCAATTTCCATTTTGTTTGACTATTTATTGGAAAAGGAATTAGGACTGATTAATACAAGTTATATAGTAACTGCAATAATAGTAGTGATCTCCTTGATATCGTTATACAATCTTGACGAAACTTTCGGAAAGGACCTTGATTATCTTGAAGAGGAAGGAAGCAGCAAGCTGAAAGCTGAAGGCGTAAAGCTAAAAGCTTAAAGCGGAAAGGTAAAAGTTGAAAGAGTATTAGGCTCGAAGCATAAAGTAAACTTAG
Coding sequences within it:
- a CDS encoding MFS transporter → MNKEKVSYKDALNLAVIVAALGYFVDVYDLVLFLIVGLKSLEDLKIPGEPVKNFQFLLNVQMIGMLIGGVFWGVLGDKKGRLSVLFGSILLYSLANLANGLVAEISTVTGFSPMDTYAVLRFLAGLGLAGELGAGITLVSETMPKETRGYGTMIIASVGVTGAVVAALIGKIGWELSYFIGGGLGISLLLLRIGVFESGMFQGLMEKKVKQGEFMMLFQNKERAIKYLNCILIGLPVWFIIGILIGRAGLIAKTLNVQGTIEQGYAVMLCYGGLVFGDLCSGLMSQALKSRKKVFYFFYLLSTLIIVFYLRQYNVPVATFYIFIFSLGFSVGFWAIFVTVASEQFGTNIRATVTTTVPNFVRGSLVPISILFDYLLEKELGLINTSYIVTAIIVVISLISLYNLDETFGKDLDYLEEEGSSKLKAEGVKLKA